The nucleotide window ATGTCGATCACCGACCACCAGAAGGGGATCCCGCGGATCGGCCCGCAGATCAGGGCGAGCGGGATGATCCCGGCGCAGGCGATCATGCCGAGTTCGACGACCCAGATGTTGCGCACCGGGTCGCGGTACGGCCCGTAGAAGGCGACCGCGATCACCAGGTGCGCGAAGGCCAGCCAGTCGGTGCCGTAGAGGAGGAAGGGGTACTCGGTGTCGGCCTCGTCCAGGCCCGCGCGCACCCGCCCGATCCACTCCGTCAGCGCGGGCAGCTGGTCCCCGACGGAGAGCGAACGCAGCAACTCCTCGGTCCAGCGCAGTTCGTGGACGAGCGGGAACGCCGTGGCGCCGGAGAGCACCAGACAGACGACGAAGAAGACCAGCCATGCGCGGATGCCCTTCACCAGGGCGGCTCTGTCGCTCATGAGGGTGACCCTACTCCTGCGTTTGAACACGTTCAAAACTGCCCCCGGCTGATTGCAGGGGGAATTCGTGGCGACCCTGTGCGCGGCTCTTGAAGAACACTTGCGGCGGCTTCTGCCGTGCCGTAAGTACGTGAATCATGAACTTGTTCACCCGAGCTGCGTCCCTGCGCCGCCCGGCTCCCCCCACAGCCCCCCAACGGCCCCACGAGCGCCGGGCGTTCGGCCCCGACGGCCTGCCCGATCCCACACTGTCGGCGCTCACCGGGGAATGGATGATCGACCCGGCGCACAGCCGTATCGGTTTCTCCGTCCGCCACGCCATGGTGACGACCGTGCGCGGGGCGTTCACGGAGTACCAGAGCCGGCTCTACTTCGACGGCCGTGACCCCGCGCGCTCACGAGCCGAGATCGTCCTGTCCACCGCGTCCGTGGAGACCGGCGTGGAACAACGCGACGCCCACCTGGTCGGCCATGACTTCCTGGACGCCGCGCGCCATCCACGGATGCGTTTCGTCAGTACGACGGTGAGCCTGGAGGGCAGCGACGTCTACCGCATGACCGGTGACCTCACCATCAAGGGCACCACGCGCCCCGTCGACCTGGAGCTCACCTACATCGGCCATGTCACCGACGCGTTCGGGGACGAGCGGGTCGGATTCGACGGCACGACCACCATCAACCGCTCGGAATGGGGTCTGACGTACGACGCGAGGCTGGCGGAGGGCGGCGCGATGGTCAGCGACAAGGTACGTCTCCAGTTCGACATCGCCGCCATCCGTACGATGCCCGGCGTCTGACGGGACGCCCACCGCTGACGCGCCGTCACGCGAACGGGACCAGCCCGGGGGTGTACGCGAAGGTCACCGCCGGGCCCGGTCCCGGGACGCCGATCCCGGCGAGGGCGGGCAGCCTCTGTCGCGCGGACCGGACGGCAACTTCAGCGGCGGCGGCACCGCACCCGTTCTCACCGGCCCCGCCTTCATCACAAGGACAACGTCGACGCCGTGGCCGAGTTCGCCGCGAAGGGAACACGCTGACGGGCGCCGGTAGGCGGATCGAGGTGAACGGCCGGCATCGCGACAGCGGCGCCGACCGAGTCCCGTGGCCCCCGACCGCCGGACGGCCTCACCCGCCGAACGGCCGCCGAGCGACCTCAGGCCGCACTCCCCGGCGGCGGCCCACTGGTCCCGCGCACCACCAGCTTCGGCTCCAACACCGCTTCCCTCGGCTCCAGTTCGGGCTTCTCCAGCCGCTCGACCGCGAACCGCACCGCGTGCTCCGCCATGAGCCCGGCGTCCTGACGGACCGTGGTCAGGCCGATCGGCATCAGGTGGGAGAGGTGACTGTCGTCGTACCCGACGACGGACAGATCGCGCGGGACCTCCACACCGGCCCGGGTCAGGGCCATCAACAGACCCATCGCGCAACGGTCGTTGCCCGCGAGGACCGCCGTCGGCAGCGACCGCCCCCGGTCCCGCTCCGCGAGGAGCGTGCGGCCGGCCTCGATGCCCGACTCCTCGGTGTGGTCGCCGGGGACGACCCGCGCCTCGGACTCCAGCCCATGGCGCCGCATCGCCGCCCGGTACGCCCGCCGCCGCTCGGCCGAACCGGGACCCCGGCCGCCGTCGATGTGCACGATCCTGCGGTGTCCCAGCTCGACGAGGTGATCCATCGCCTGCCGTACGCCCTTGCCCTCGGCGGAGTGCACGAAGTCGACGTGGGCGTGCGGGACCCGGCGGCTGACGGAGACGGCGACCGTACGGCGACCGAGTTCCGCGAGGAACGCGGGCTCGGCCAAGGAGCCGAGCAGGACCAGCGCCTCGCAGCGGTGGCTGAGCAGCGCCTCGACGGCCTTCTCCTCGCTGCGGCCCCGGGTGGCACCGGACAGCAGGACCTCGTAGCCGAGGCGTTCGGCCTCGGGGTAGATGCCCTCGATGAGGTTGGTGTGGAAGGTCTGCTGCACGGTGAACATCACGCCGAGCGTGCGGCTGCGACCACGCGCCAGCAGCCGGGCCGCGCTGTCGGGCCGGTAGCCGATCTCGTCGGCGACCCTCAGCACCCGCTCCCGGGTCTCCTCGCTCGCGCCCGGCTGATTGCGGAACACGATCGACACGAGCGCCCGGGAGACGCCCGCCCTCGCGGCGACGTCCGCCATCGTGGGCCGCTGCCTGCCCGATGCATCCACGTGTGAACCCACTCTCCGATCGCCGCCCACCTTAGGGCCTGACCCGCAGATCCTTTGGGCAGACCCTGCCACGGTCGCGAAGACTCCCCGCGACAGCCATTGACATGACATTTTGACAGGGCCATCGTACTCGGATTAGAGCGCGCTAGTAGAGCGCGACAATCCCGGTTGCCGCTGCCTCTCCTCCCTCCTCCGCGAAGGACACGCCATGGCGACGGCGCCCCCTCCGCACGGCCGAGGCAAGCTGCGCCTGGGCTCCGCGCCCGACTCCTGGGGCGTCCGGTTCCCCGGGGACGAACACCAGGTGTCGTACACCCGCTTCCTCGACGAGCCGGCCTCAGCCGGATACGAGTGGCTCGAACTGGGCCCCTATGGCTGTCTCCCCACCGATCCCCGGCAGCTGAACGCGGTGGCGACGACTGCGGGTCGGGCCGTCCGTGGCGGCTGGTGAGTCAGGTTCGGCCTGGATTAAGTTGATCTATACGATCTGGATGGTTTGGCGGTGGACGTCCGACATCGGGCGGCCATCGTCGCTGCATGACCGAGCCGATCCGACAAAACTCGACCAGCGGAAGGAACGGTGTCGCCAGCCATGCCACTCGTCCGTGTCCACAACTTCTCCATCTCGCTCGACGGCTTCGGCACCGGTGAGGGTCTGAGCCGGGACGCGCCGTTCGGCCACGCGGGCGAAAGAATGCACGAATGGATGTTCGCCACCCGGTGGTGGCACGAACGGACCGGTCGGCCCGGCGGGACCGGGGGCCTCGACGACGCCTTCGTGCGCCAGTTCACGCCCGGGATCGGCGCCGAGATCATGGGCGCCGGGAAGTTCGGCTACCCCGGATGGCACGAGGACCCGGAGTGGAAGGGGTGGTGGGGGCCCAACCCGCCGTTCCACACACCGACCTTCATCCTCACTCATCACCCGCGCCCGTCGATCGAGATGGAGGGCGGCACGACGTTCCACTTCCTCGACGCTTCGCCGACCAAGGCGCTCGAGACGGCCCGCGAGGCTGCGGACGGCCAGGACGTACGCATCGGAGGGGGACCCAGCATGGTCCGCGACTTCCTCGCCGCCGGGCTCATCGACCACATGCACATCGTGGTGGCCCCGATCCTGCTCGGCCGAGGCGTACGCCTCTGGGACGGACTGGAGGGCCTCGAGAAGGACTACGAGGTCGAGGCCACCTCCTCGCCCAGCGGAGTCACGCATGTGACGTTCACCCGTGTGGGCCTCTGAACCGCCTCGACACGAAACTGACCACCCACACCCACACCCGCTCACCAGAACGCTCTTGAACACACTCCAGCGACAGCAGCTCCAGACCCCCGCAGCCCCTCCCTACAACCCCACGATCCCGTTCCACCGCTTCGCGAACCCCACCCTCTCCTCCGACGTGATGTCGCGGGCGATCGCCAAACGCCCGCGCATGGCGTCGTCGGGGAAGATCAGCGGGTCCTCGGCCAGGGCCGCCGTCTCCTTGTCCTTGGCGGAGGCGAGGATCTCGCGGGCGGCCGGGACGGGGCAGACGTAGTTCACCCAGGCGGCCAGTTCGGCGGCGACCTCGGGGTCGTAGTAGTAGTCGACGAGCCGTTCGGCGTTGGTCTTGTGGCGGGCCAGGTCGGGGATCATCAGGGACTCGGACCAGAGTTCGGCGCCTTCCTCGGGGACGACGAACTCGATGTCCGGGTCGTCGGCCTGGAGTTGGATGACGTCGCCGGAGTAGGCCTGGCAGGCGAGGACGTCACCGCCCGCCAGGTCCTTGATGTAGTCGTTGCCGGTGAAGCGGCGGACATGGCCCCCGCGGACGCGGGACTCCACCTGGTCGCAGATCTCGTGGAAGTCGTCGGCCGTCCAGCGCGTGACGTCCACGCCGTTGCCCTGCATCAGCAGTGCGAACGCCTCGTCGAGACCGGAGAGCAGGGTGACCCGCCCCTTGAGGTCGTCCGCCCACAGGTCCGACACATGCCGTATCTCGCGGCCCACCTTCCGGCGGTTGTACGCGATACCCGTGATCCCGGACTGCCACGGCACGGTGTACACACGGCCGGGGTCGAAGGCGGGCGAACGCAGCTGCGGGTCCAGATGCGCGGTGACGTTCGGCTGGTTCGCCCGGTCCATCTCCTGGACCCAGCCCAGCCGTACGAAGCGGGCGCACATCCAGTCGCTGATGACGACGAGGTCCCGGCCGGTCTGCTGATGGTTCATCAGGGCCGGGCTGATCTTGCCGAAGAACTCGTCGTTGTCGTTGATCTCCTCGACGTAGTCGACGGCGATCCCGGTGCGCTTCTCGAACGCCTCCAGGGTCGGGCGCCGGGACTCGTCCTCGTCGTCGGTGTCGATGTACAGCGGCCAGTTCGCCCAGCTCAGCCGTTTGTCCGTGGCCGAGAGATCGGCACCGGCCCGGTCACCGGGCGCCACGTACGCGGCGGGCACTCCACACCCCGCGAGCCCGCCGACCGCGGCGGCGCCCCCGAGGGCGCGCAGCAGGGAACGGCGGGGGACGGAACGACGGGAGAGTGAACGAATGGAGGGGGAACCGCGGGACGACGAGCGCGGCGTCGACGGGAGGGGCGTGCGCGCGGCACGCCCCTCACCGCTGTGGCCCTGCACTCATCCGTCCAGCGACGTCATGACGTGCTTGATGCGCGTGTAGTCGTCGAAGCCGTACGCCGACAGGTCCTTGCCGTACCCGGACTTCTT belongs to Streptomyces graminofaciens and includes:
- a CDS encoding LacI family DNA-binding transcriptional regulator, with the protein product MADVAARAGVSRALVSIVFRNQPGASEETRERVLRVADEIGYRPDSAARLLARGRSRTLGVMFTVQQTFHTNLIEGIYPEAERLGYEVLLSGATRGRSEEKAVEALLSHRCEALVLLGSLAEPAFLAELGRRTVAVSVSRRVPHAHVDFVHSAEGKGVRQAMDHLVELGHRRIVHIDGGRGPGSAERRRAYRAAMRRHGLESEARVVPGDHTEESGIEAGRTLLAERDRGRSLPTAVLAGNDRCAMGLLMALTRAGVEVPRDLSVVGYDDSHLSHLMPIGLTTVRQDAGLMAEHAVRFAVERLEKPELEPREAVLEPKLVVRGTSGPPPGSAA
- a CDS encoding YceI family protein, yielding MNLFTRAASLRRPAPPTAPQRPHERRAFGPDGLPDPTLSALTGEWMIDPAHSRIGFSVRHAMVTTVRGAFTEYQSRLYFDGRDPARSRAEIVLSTASVETGVEQRDAHLVGHDFLDAARHPRMRFVSTTVSLEGSDVYRMTGDLTIKGTTRPVDLELTYIGHVTDAFGDERVGFDGTTTINRSEWGLTYDARLAEGGAMVSDKVRLQFDIAAIRTMPGV
- a CDS encoding dihydrofolate reductase family protein, with amino-acid sequence MPLVRVHNFSISLDGFGTGEGLSRDAPFGHAGERMHEWMFATRWWHERTGRPGGTGGLDDAFVRQFTPGIGAEIMGAGKFGYPGWHEDPEWKGWWGPNPPFHTPTFILTHHPRPSIEMEGGTTFHFLDASPTKALETAREAADGQDVRIGGGPSMVRDFLAAGLIDHMHIVVAPILLGRGVRLWDGLEGLEKDYEVEATSSPSGVTHVTFTRVGL
- a CDS encoding polyamine ABC transporter substrate-binding protein, whose amino-acid sequence is MRSLSRRSVPRRSLLRALGGAAAVGGLAGCGVPAAYVAPGDRAGADLSATDKRLSWANWPLYIDTDDEDESRRPTLEAFEKRTGIAVDYVEEINDNDEFFGKISPALMNHQQTGRDLVVISDWMCARFVRLGWVQEMDRANQPNVTAHLDPQLRSPAFDPGRVYTVPWQSGITGIAYNRRKVGREIRHVSDLWADDLKGRVTLLSGLDEAFALLMQGNGVDVTRWTADDFHEICDQVESRVRGGHVRRFTGNDYIKDLAGGDVLACQAYSGDVIQLQADDPDIEFVVPEEGAELWSESLMIPDLARHKTNAERLVDYYYDPEVAAELAAWVNYVCPVPAAREILASAKDKETAALAEDPLIFPDDAMRGRLAIARDITSEERVGFAKRWNGIVGL